In the genome of Dermacentor silvarum isolate Dsil-2018 chromosome 1, BIME_Dsil_1.4, whole genome shotgun sequence, one region contains:
- the LOC119436195 gene encoding elongation of very long chain fatty acids protein AAEL008004 has translation MSSSMDAVVPDTFLMRDPRTEGWPLVGSKQFLITLLLGYVYLVKIGGPRFMKGRKPFDNLKPVIMLYNLSMVFLNAYFVYNFLIRSYFGGGYSIVCQGINYQARDQTTMEFLELCYWYLWVRIADFLDTIFFVLRKKDSHVSFLHVVHHILVVFNGWFGLAYGPDGQVALGLTLNSFVHVVMYSYYFLSLLGPSVRPFLWWKRYLTQFQLVQFIIMFIHCTIPVFKECGYPMTHMMITIPQALFFFGMFIRFYVQAYNKQPGKLAAADKSQ, from the coding sequence ATGTCTTCGAGCATGGATGCCGTCGTGCCCGACACCTTCTTGATGCGCGACCCGCGGACGGAGGGCTGGCCGCTAGTAGGCAGCAAGCAGTTTCTAATCACGCTGCTTCTCGGCTACGTCTACTTGGTCAAGATCGGCGGCCCGCGTTTCATGAAGGGCCGGAAGCCTTTCGATAACCTGAAGCCGGTGATCATGCTCTACAACTTGTCCATGGTGTTCCTCAACGCGTACTTCGTGTACAACTTCCTGATACGTTCGTACTTCGGCGGCGGCTACAGCATCGTCTGCCAGGGCATCAACTACCAGGCCCGCGACCAGACCACCATGGAGTTCCTGGAGCTGTGCTACTGGTACCTGTGGGTGCGCATCGCCGATTTCCTAGACACCATCTTTTTCGTGCTGCGCAAGAAGGACTCGCACGTGTCGTTCTTGCACGTCGTGCACCACATTCTGGTCGTCTTCAACGGCTGGTTCGGGCTCGCGTACGGCCCCGACGGACAGGTTGCGCTCGGCCTGACGCTCAACAGCTTCGTGCACGTGGTCATGTACTCCTACTACTTCCTGTCACTTCTGGGGCCCTCGGTGAGGCCCTTCCTGTGGTGGAAGCGCTACTTGACCCAGTTCCAGCTGGTGCAGTTCATCATCATGTTCATCCACTGCACCATCCCTGTCTTCAAGGAGTGCGGCTACCCCATGACCCACATGATGATCACCATTCCTCAAGCCCTGTTCTTCTTCGGCATGTTCATCCGGTTCTACGTGCAGGCCTACAACAAGCAGCCCGGCAAGCTTGCCGCTGCGGACAAGAGCCAGTAG